From Virgibacillus ihumii, the proteins below share one genomic window:
- a CDS encoding ArsR/SmtB family transcription factor produces the protein MEKILSAIAEPNRLNIIGLLRDTPCTVGEIAEQLQLRQPQVSKHLRVLSEVGLVVAEPVANKRIYKLRPQPLMKLDTWLEPYRQIWEERFDQLDDYLVKLQEKEDEE, from the coding sequence ATGGAAAAGATATTGAGTGCTATTGCCGAACCAAATAGACTAAACATCATTGGATTATTGCGCGATACCCCTTGTACAGTAGGGGAAATCGCCGAACAACTTCAACTTCGTCAGCCTCAAGTTTCCAAACACCTCCGTGTACTTAGTGAAGTCGGGCTAGTTGTAGCAGAGCCTGTTGCTAACAAAAGGATCTATAAGCTTAGGCCCCAGCCACTCATGAAGCTGGATACCTGGCTGGAGCCTTACCGTCAGATCTGGGAGGAGAGATTCGACCAATTGGACGATTATCTTGTGAAACTACAGGAAAAGGAAGATGAAGAGTAG
- a CDS encoding VC0807 family protein, producing the protein MAQKQGAGKKLVLLDLVFYVVFPYIIWEYGRDPFGDYAAMLISTIPGFVYTIYRFVLEKQFNITGIFIISALALGTTVDLLSGSAEQMLWNGVYLGLFYVVIHFVALMIKRPFALYFAIDFAYLQGHARKDSTTLFFQKEIFKWFQFIQTIFIVRGLFMAGLKVFLLQKYGVDGYDELLIYRQLAGWFFGILIMGMFIYTNVPIQRFLNRQQDRKDSTSTDEVF; encoded by the coding sequence ATGGCACAAAAGCAAGGGGCAGGTAAAAAGCTGGTTTTATTGGATTTGGTTTTTTATGTGGTATTTCCTTATATCATATGGGAGTATGGAAGGGATCCTTTTGGAGATTATGCAGCAATGCTGATCTCAACAATTCCAGGATTTGTTTATACTATTTATCGATTTGTTTTGGAAAAGCAGTTTAATATTACGGGAATATTTATTATCAGTGCATTAGCATTGGGAACTACTGTTGATCTGCTATCAGGGTCAGCCGAGCAGATGTTGTGGAATGGAGTATATTTAGGTTTGTTTTATGTGGTTATTCACTTTGTTGCTCTGATGATTAAGCGTCCTTTTGCCTTATACTTTGCTATCGACTTTGCATATTTGCAGGGCCATGCACGAAAGGATAGTACAACATTATTTTTTCAAAAAGAAATTTTTAAATGGTTTCAATTCATTCAGACAATTTTCATTGTAAGGGGTCTTTTTATGGCAGGGTTAAAAGTATTCCTGCTGCAAAAGTACGGTGTTGATGGTTATGATGAGCTGCTGATATATAGGCAGCTTGCAGGTTGGTTTTTTGGAATTTTGATTATGGGTATGTTCATTTATACAAATGTTCCGATACAAAGGTTTTTAAATAGACAGCAAGACAGGAAAGATTCCACATCTACTGATGAAGTTTTTTAA
- a CDS encoding dihydrofolate reductase family protein, with product MGKVVIDMSISLDGFVAGPNDNPKQPLGENAEVLHNWLFSGDQVSQVNEFFKLSEANRVVHDKSLINAGAMIVGRGTYDIVNGWGGSHPNKGVPVFVVTHRGPETIAEGTTPFTFVSDGVVSAVKKAKAVSGDKEIGVAGANISQQCLKAGLVDEIFVHIVPVTLGKGKRLFEEFTSLEIVEVINASDVTHIRYKVIQ from the coding sequence ATGGGGAAAGTTGTTATTGATATGTCAATTTCACTTGATGGATTCGTCGCTGGACCAAATGATAACCCCAAGCAACCTTTAGGAGAAAATGCGGAGGTTTTACATAATTGGTTGTTTTCGGGAGATCAAGTCAGTCAGGTAAATGAGTTTTTTAAGCTTTCTGAAGCAAATCGAGTAGTACATGATAAATCTTTAATAAATGCTGGGGCAATGATCGTTGGACGAGGAACGTACGATATTGTCAATGGGTGGGGAGGTAGTCACCCGAACAAAGGTGTTCCTGTATTTGTTGTAACGCATAGAGGACCTGAAACTATTGCAGAAGGTACAACACCTTTTACTTTTGTATCAGATGGTGTCGTGTCTGCCGTTAAGAAAGCTAAAGCTGTATCGGGTGATAAGGAAATAGGTGTTGCAGGTGCGAATATCTCGCAACAATGTTTGAAAGCAGGTCTTGTTGATGAAATATTTGTGCATATTGTTCCTGTGACTTTGGGAAAAGGAAAGCGACTCTTTGAAGAATTTACATCACTTGAAATTGTTGAAGTTATAAATGCGTCTGATGTGACACACATTCGGTATAAGGTTATTCAATAA
- a CDS encoding SRPBCC family protein, with protein MSENKLTYKTEGRTLVMERMFDAPRELVFKAFSESDHLEQWWGPEGWETESRKFEFVPGGVWHYCMRCTDENQGDFYGMESWGKTIYSEINPPETIVYTDVFSDEEGNSADGMPATQVTMNFVEQEEVTKLIVHSQFESVEALQKVVDMGVVEGTDSQYRCLDDHLKQIQHV; from the coding sequence ATGTCAGAAAACAAATTAACGTACAAAACGGAAGGCCGGACACTCGTAATGGAGAGAATGTTTGACGCACCGAGAGAACTGGTATTTAAAGCATTTTCCGAGTCTGATCATCTGGAACAATGGTGGGGGCCAGAAGGATGGGAAACCGAAAGTCGCAAATTTGAGTTTGTTCCCGGTGGTGTGTGGCATTATTGCATGCGTTGTACAGATGAAAATCAAGGAGACTTCTATGGTATGGAATCCTGGGGTAAAACAATCTACAGTGAAATCAATCCGCCTGAAACAATTGTTTACACCGATGTGTTCTCGGATGAGGAAGGTAATTCGGCTGATGGTATGCCGGCGACGCAGGTAACAATGAATTTTGTTGAGCAGGAAGAAGTAACGAAACTCATTGTGCATTCTCAATTTGAGTCAGTTGAAGCACTTCAAAAAGTTGTGGATATGGGTGTAGTGGAAGGAACTGATTCACAATACAGATGTCTTGACGATCATTTGAAACAGATTCAGCATGTGTAA